GACCTGGAGCAGCGGCTGCGGGCCCGGTTCACGGGGCACCGGCACGAGGGTGCCGTCGCGGACGCACTCTTCGACTACGTCGACGCCCACGACGGTCCCGCGCTCGCACCGTACGTGCAGAGCTCGGCTGACGCCGACCAGGTGCGGGAGCTGCTGCGACACCGCTCGCTCTACCACCTCAAGGAGTTCGACCCGACGGCCTGGGTGATCCCCCGGTTGCCGACGGCGCCGAAGGCCGCGCTGATGGAGCTGGCCTTCGACGAGTACGGCGTGGGTGACCCCAACCGACTGCACGCGCACCTCTTCGCGCGCGGGATGGCTGCCAGCGGGCTCGACTCCCGGCCCGGGGCGTACGTGGACGACGCCCCGGTCGAGATCCTCGAGCAGAACAACGCGATGACGCTGCTGGGCCTGCACCGTCGGCTGCGCGCGGCGGCCCTCGGGCACCTCGCGGCGTTCGAGGCGACGAGCTCCTCGCCCTCGCGCCGGCTCGCACAGGGGCTGCAGCGGCTCGGCTTCGACGAGGCCCTGGTCGGGTACTACACCGAGCACGTCACGGCCGACGCCGTCCACGACCAGCTGGCCTGCCGGAGCGTGTGCGGAGCGCTGGTGGAGGAGGAGCCGGAGCAGGCGGAAGAGGTCTTCTTCGGGGCCTTCACGTGCCTCGACCTCGAGGCTCGCTATGCCGCCCGCATGCTTGAAGGCTGGCAGCCGTCGGAGCAGGTGCCGGCGTGAAGGACTTCACGCACCCCGACGTCGTGCTCTGTCCGGGAGGGCCGATGCTGCTGCGCGGCGACCACGTCGTGGAGGACGATGCCGGGGTCCGGCACCGCACCGTGCGACCGGTGAGCGCGGTGTGCCGGTGCGGTCGCTCGGGCACGCTGCCGTGGTGTGACTCCACACACCGGCTGCTGCCGCGTGAGCAGCGGCCGTGATCAGTGACGCCTGAGCAGGGCGAGCGTCCCGCGGCCGTGGTCTCGGGACTCGGCTAGCGCCCCAGGCCGCCGTCCGCCGTGAGACGCTCGCGGACGCACCCGGCTGGAGGTAGTCGCGCAGCTGCAGGATCGCGCTGCCGCCTGTGAGCAGATGGCGGCTGATCACGGACAGGCAGCGCCGCACGAGCGCCATGCCGCCCGGTCCGCCGTCGATCGCGAGGCGTGGGTCGCGGGGTAGAGGTCGCGCTCGTCCGCGCCGAGGTAGGGCGGGCCCGCGACCACCAGCGGGAAGCGCTCGTGCGGACCGAGCACCTCCTGTAGGTCGCCCTGCCGCACCTCGACCCGGGAGGCGAGCCCGGCTTGTCCAGCATTGCGCCGGGCGAGCTCGCCGGCCGCCGGGTCGAGGTCGACCGCGACGAGCTCGCGGTAGGTCGCCGCAATCGTCAGCAGCCCGATCTGCCCGGCGCCCGTGCACAGCTCGAGGACCGGACCGGGAGGGGCCGTTGTCAGCAGGTCACCGGCCCAGTGGGACTGGTGGGCGGTCCAGGGTCGCGGCTCCAGCACCTGGTCGTCGTACTCGATGAGGAGCGAGCCGAATCTCATGGTCCGCGTGGGGGAGCTCGGGTTCGGGAGCGTGCCTTGCGGCTGTGTCTGCGGGGCCATGGTCGCCCCGTACCCCATGTTCACCGCGGGATTCGCCAGATCGAGCGTCGAGGGGAACGGCCTGCACGAGCACCCGTGCAGGACGACAACGTGGCGCGTCCTGGTCCTCGCGACTCGCGCTGACGGTCCCGCCGCGTGAGCGGTGCCTCCGGGGACGAGCGGGATGGGTCCCCGGAGGCACACAGTCTCTGCCCCCCAAGCGGTGTCCCCCGACCACCAGGCAGTTGTTCCCCCGTTGATCGAGGACGCTACGCCCGTGTGGCTCTGGTGGCGATGCCTCGAAAGGGTGAAGTCGGCGAGACCTACTTTCGGGGGAGTACCCCCTCCAGCCAGACGGGGGAATCGACCGAAGGGGGCACCCGGGGGGACTGCCACGCTACCGCGCAAGCCAGCAGGTCTGGGGCAATCGTCTGGGGCGCCTAGGCACGGTCATGCATCACCGCGGCCCTCGTCGTGGTCGTACCTTCGACGTCATCGAGGCGACGCGGCAGGAGGGCATGACGGTGGCACCGGGTCGTCGGCGTGATCGGCCGTGTTAGCAAGGCGGTAGCAACACGCCGTGTGTCCTCTCAGTCCGGTGAGCACCCCACCCACTCTGACCTGCGGCAACGTTTGTAGGCCCTGTGGGACTCGAACCCACAACCAACGGATTAAAAGTCCGGAGCTCTGCCAATTGAGCTAAGGGCCCGGGACGTGGGGACTGTCAAGGGACGAACTCTCAGGAGAAGTCCCCGCCCCGAAGGAGTATCCCAGAGTTCCGACCTTGAACTGCATGGGGCTCTCCCCGACAACGCTGTCGCAAGTGAGCTAGGGCCTGTCAGCTACCGCCAGGCGCGCGACACGTCGCGGTCCCGTGAGACCGGGACCGCGACGCCGCGCCACCGGAGTGCGTCGCTCGTCCCCCGACCAAGCGGCGCGCTCCAGACTGATACGGCAACCCGTCTCCCCGAAGGTGCCGCTCGACAACACTGTCCTCCCCGCGGAGCCATTGGGATACCCCTTCGCTGGACCCACTGCTGACATGGATCGGTTGCGGGCAGAACTGGAGTTCTACTTGCGGTGGGCGAGAAGCTGGTCGCCCAGGCCGCTGGCGTCGTTCGCGACGTCGGACAGGACGATGACGGCCTCGCCCCGGGAACGGTCGAGGCCGAGGTAGGAGGCGTAGCCGCCGGTCTGCCCGGCGTGCGAGGTGATGGTCTGACCGGTATCCCACGTGGAGATCCACCAGAAGTGACCGATGCGTCTGTTCGACTGGTCGGTGGCGGTCGTGGGCTCCAGGGCGATCATGCCGGGTGCGGTTCCGTCGAGGAGCGCGGTGGCGAGCTTCGCGAGGTCGCCGGTGGTGGACACGGCGGCGGCGCCGGGCGCGTAGGCATCCATGACCCATGGCTGCACCGGGAGACCGGTCCGCGACCGTCCACCGGCCACGAGCTCGCGGTCGACCTCGATGGCGGTGCGGGACATGCCCAGCGGTTCGAACAGCCGGGTGCGCATCAAGTCCGGGTAGCTCATCTGGGCTGCGGCCGCGACGGCCTGGCCGGCGATGGCCGAGCCCAGGGTGGAGTACGCGTAGTCGCCACGGCCACTCAGCGTCTGTGCCCGGGTGTCCTCGGTCATCTCCGCGCTGTCGGAGGTGAAGAAGTTCTGACCGAGCGGCGCTTTCCAGGCGGCGCGGCGCAGGGTGGCGGTGCCGAACTCGGCGTACCCGGAAGTGTGGGTGACGAGTTCGTGCATCGACAC
This genomic interval from Nocardioides euryhalodurans contains the following:
- a CDS encoding iron-containing redox enzyme family protein, translated to MIATARGALSEAVLRGLRGSERDRSASLTLVEDDHEDAQLSLWMLYELHYRGFDGVDDALEWDPDLLRLRRRLETDLEQRLRARFTGHRHEGAVADALFDYVDAHDGPALAPYVQSSADADQVRELLRHRSLYHLKEFDPTAWVIPRLPTAPKAALMELAFDEYGVGDPNRLHAHLFARGMAASGLDSRPGAYVDDAPVEILEQNNAMTLLGLHRRLRAAALGHLAAFEATSSSPSRRLAQGLQRLGFDEALVGYYTEHVTADAVHDQLACRSVCGALVEEEPEQAEEVFFGAFTCLDLEARYAARMLEGWQPSEQVPA
- a CDS encoding CDGSH iron-sulfur domain-containing protein, with amino-acid sequence MKDFTHPDVVLCPGGPMLLRGDHVVEDDAGVRHRTVRPVSAVCRCGRSGTLPWCDSTHRLLPREQRP
- a CDS encoding methyltransferase domain-containing protein, which produces MRFGSLLIEYDDQVLEPRPWTAHQSHWAGDLLTTAPPGPVLELCTGAGQIGLLTIAATYRELVAVDLDPAAGELARRNAGQAGLASRVEVRQGDLQEVLGPHERFPLVVAGPPYLGADERDLYPATHASRSTADRAAWRSCGAACP